The following are encoded together in the Streptomyces sp. NBC_00358 genome:
- a CDS encoding mandelate racemase/muconate lactonizing enzyme family protein, translating to MRITGISTHVVGTPWRNLTYVQVHTDEGITGVGETRMLGHTDALLGYLHEAQANHILGSDPFAVEDLVRRMKYGDYGRAGEIVMSGIAVIEMACWDIKGKALGVPVWQLLGGKVTDRVKAYANGWYTTERTPEAYHKAAQEVVARGYKALKIDPFGTGHFELDHAATLYSVSLIEAVRDAIGPETELMLEMHGRFSPSTAVRLAHELAPFKPAWLEEPVPPENLKALEKVAAKVDIPLATGERIHDRVEFRELFESQAVDIIQPDVGHIGGIWETRKLAATAEAHYVLVAPHNVGGPVLTAASLQVGFTSPNFKILEHFNDFADAEIKKVVKGAPQVVDGYFELSHEPGLGVELDVDAAAEFPQQQARFDLWADGWEQRKPKGAK from the coding sequence GTGCGCATCACGGGAATCAGCACACACGTGGTCGGGACACCCTGGCGGAACCTGACGTACGTCCAGGTGCACACCGACGAGGGCATCACCGGAGTCGGCGAGACCCGCATGCTGGGCCACACCGACGCGCTGCTCGGCTACCTGCACGAGGCGCAGGCCAACCATATTCTCGGTTCCGATCCGTTCGCCGTCGAAGACCTGGTCCGCCGGATGAAGTACGGCGACTACGGACGCGCCGGCGAGATCGTGATGTCCGGCATCGCGGTCATCGAGATGGCCTGCTGGGACATCAAGGGCAAGGCGCTCGGAGTACCGGTCTGGCAGCTCCTCGGCGGCAAGGTCACCGACAGGGTCAAGGCGTACGCCAACGGCTGGTACACCACCGAACGGACCCCGGAGGCCTACCACAAGGCCGCTCAGGAGGTCGTCGCGCGGGGCTACAAGGCCCTGAAGATCGACCCCTTCGGTACCGGCCACTTCGAGCTCGACCACGCGGCGACGCTGTACTCGGTGTCGCTCATCGAGGCGGTGCGCGACGCGATCGGGCCCGAGACCGAGCTGATGCTGGAGATGCACGGCCGCTTCTCGCCGTCCACGGCCGTGCGGCTGGCCCACGAACTCGCGCCCTTCAAGCCCGCGTGGCTGGAGGAGCCGGTGCCGCCGGAGAACCTCAAGGCGCTGGAGAAGGTGGCCGCCAAGGTCGACATCCCCCTCGCCACGGGTGAACGCATCCACGACCGCGTCGAGTTCCGCGAGCTCTTCGAGAGCCAGGCCGTGGACATCATCCAGCCCGACGTCGGCCACATCGGCGGCATCTGGGAGACCCGCAAGCTCGCCGCCACCGCCGAGGCGCACTACGTCCTGGTCGCGCCGCACAACGTCGGCGGCCCGGTGCTGACCGCCGCCTCCCTCCAGGTCGGCTTCACCTCGCCGAACTTCAAGATCCTCGAACACTTCAACGACTTCGCCGACGCGGAGATCAAGAAGGTCGTCAAGGGCGCCCCGCAGGTCGTCGACGGCTACTTCGAGCTGTCCCACGAACCCGGTCTGGGCGTCGAGCTGGACGTCGACGCGGCGGCCGAGTTCCCTCAGCAGCAGGCCCGGTTCGACCTGTGGGCCGACGGCTGGGAGCAGCGCAAGCCCAAGGGGGCGAAGTGA
- a CDS encoding aldose epimerase family protein: METSRRTVIAAAAAAGLTAATIGTAHASGGGKPEKELFGRLADGTKIYRWSLANGGTRLKVISYGGIVQSLEIPDRHGHYANVSLGYDNLASYVAGTTFFGATIGRYGNRIAKGQFTLDGKSYQLSVNDGVNSLHGGAKGFNTKVWDIEGFTSGSDVGLHLYYTSVDGEMGYPGTLKVRVTYTLTAHGDWRIDYRATTDRATVVNLTNHTYYNLAGEGSGGIYDHELHLAAGRFTPTDSGLIPTGELAKVAGTPFDFRTAKPIGRDIRVGHPQLVTAKGFDHNWVLDKGVTTRPEHIATLRDPRSGRTLKIATDQPGVQFYSGNFLDGTLVGPSGRTYRQGDGMCLETQHFPDSPNHPSFPSTVLRPGQTYRTSTVHSFGA, from the coding sequence ATGGAAACGAGCAGACGTACGGTCATAGCAGCGGCGGCGGCAGCGGGATTAACCGCGGCCACCATCGGCACGGCGCACGCCTCGGGTGGCGGGAAGCCCGAGAAGGAACTCTTCGGCAGGCTCGCCGACGGGACCAAGATCTACCGCTGGTCGCTGGCGAACGGCGGCACGCGTCTGAAGGTCATCTCCTACGGCGGCATCGTCCAGTCGCTGGAGATCCCCGACCGGCACGGTCACTACGCCAACGTCTCCCTCGGGTACGACAACCTGGCGTCGTACGTCGCCGGGACCACGTTCTTCGGGGCGACGATCGGCCGCTACGGCAACCGCATCGCCAAGGGGCAGTTCACCCTGGACGGCAAGAGCTACCAGCTCTCCGTCAACGACGGCGTGAACAGCCTGCACGGTGGCGCCAAGGGCTTCAACACCAAGGTGTGGGACATCGAGGGCTTCACCTCGGGCTCCGACGTCGGCCTGCACCTGTACTACACCAGCGTCGACGGCGAGATGGGCTACCCGGGCACGCTGAAGGTGAGGGTGACGTACACCCTCACCGCGCACGGCGACTGGCGCATCGACTACCGGGCCACCACCGACAGAGCCACGGTCGTCAACCTCACCAACCACACGTACTACAACCTCGCCGGTGAGGGCAGCGGCGGCATCTACGACCACGAGCTGCACCTGGCCGCGGGCCGCTTCACACCCACCGACTCGGGACTCATCCCCACCGGTGAGCTGGCGAAGGTCGCCGGCACCCCCTTCGACTTCCGCACGGCCAAGCCGATCGGCCGGGACATCCGCGTCGGCCACCCGCAGCTGGTCACCGCCAAGGGCTTCGACCACAACTGGGTCCTCGACAAGGGCGTCACCACCCGGCCCGAGCACATCGCGACCCTGCGCGACCCGAGGTCCGGCCGCACCCTGAAGATCGCGACGGACCAGCCGGGCGTGCAGTTCTACTCGGGCAACTTCCTGGACGGCACCCTGGTCGGCCCCTCCGGTCGCACCTACCGGCAGGGCGACGGCATGTGCCTGGAGACCCAGCACTTCCCGGACTCCCCGAACCACCCGTCGTTCCCCTCGACGGTACTGCGGCCGGGGCAGACCTACCGGACCTCCACGGTGCACTCGTTCGGCGCGTGA
- the mmsA gene encoding multiple monosaccharide ABC transporter ATP-binding protein, with protein sequence MAGPVLEMRSIVKTFPGVKALSDVNLTVQQGEVHAICGENGAGKSTLMKVLSGVHPSGSYEGDILFEGEVCSFKDIRASEQHGIVIIHQELALVPYLSIAENIFLGNEHATRGLISWTETLRHASELLRRVGLDENPQTRVADIGVGKQQLVEIAKALSKKVKLLILDEPTAALNDEDSGKLLDLILELKTQGITAIIISHKLNEIERVADSVTILRDGRTIETLDVKAAETTEDRIISGMVGRDLEHRFPERTPHEPEAGAAPALEIRDWTVFHPIDQQRKVVDDVSISVRRGEIVGIAGLMGAGRTELAMSVFGRSYGRYAGGTVVRDGAEIRTKTVSEAVGHGIAYVTEDRKHYGLNLIDTINRNITLSALGKVAKRGMVDEHAERQVSEGFRTSMNIKAPTVFEPVGKLSGGNQQKVVLSKWIFAGPEVLILDEPTRGIDVGAKFEIYTVIDKLAAEGKAVVFISSELPELLGMCDRIYTMAAGRLTGEFSRAEASQETLMRQMTKDKEVTR encoded by the coding sequence ATGGCGGGACCCGTCCTGGAAATGCGCTCGATCGTCAAGACCTTTCCCGGCGTCAAGGCGCTGTCGGACGTCAACCTGACCGTCCAACAGGGCGAGGTCCACGCCATCTGCGGTGAGAACGGCGCCGGCAAGTCGACCTTGATGAAGGTCCTCTCCGGCGTCCACCCGAGCGGCAGTTACGAAGGGGACATCCTCTTCGAGGGGGAGGTCTGCTCCTTCAAGGACATCAGGGCCAGTGAGCAGCACGGCATCGTGATCATCCATCAGGAACTGGCCCTGGTGCCCTATCTCTCCATCGCGGAGAACATCTTCCTCGGCAACGAGCACGCCACGCGCGGGCTCATCAGCTGGACCGAGACGCTGCGGCACGCTTCCGAGCTGCTGCGGCGGGTCGGCCTCGACGAGAACCCGCAGACCCGCGTCGCCGACATCGGCGTGGGAAAGCAGCAGCTCGTCGAGATCGCGAAGGCGCTGTCGAAGAAGGTGAAGCTGCTCATCCTGGATGAGCCGACGGCCGCCCTGAACGACGAGGACAGCGGCAAACTCCTGGATCTCATCCTGGAGTTGAAGACCCAGGGCATCACCGCGATCATCATCTCGCACAAGCTGAACGAGATCGAGCGGGTCGCGGACTCGGTGACCATCCTGCGCGACGGGCGGACGATCGAGACGCTCGACGTGAAGGCCGCGGAGACCACCGAGGACCGGATCATCAGCGGCATGGTCGGCCGCGACCTCGAACACCGCTTCCCGGAGCGGACGCCGCACGAGCCGGAGGCGGGTGCGGCGCCCGCGCTGGAGATCCGCGACTGGACCGTGTTCCACCCGATCGACCAGCAGCGCAAGGTGGTCGACGACGTGTCGATCTCCGTGCGGCGCGGCGAGATCGTCGGCATCGCGGGACTCATGGGCGCCGGCCGCACCGAACTGGCGATGAGCGTCTTCGGGCGCTCCTACGGCCGGTACGCGGGCGGCACGGTGGTCAGGGACGGCGCGGAGATCCGTACGAAGACCGTGTCCGAAGCGGTCGGGCACGGCATCGCGTACGTCACCGAGGACCGCAAGCACTACGGGCTCAACCTCATCGACACCATCAACCGCAACATCACGCTGAGCGCCCTGGGCAAGGTCGCCAAGCGCGGGATGGTCGACGAGCACGCGGAGCGGCAGGTCTCCGAGGGCTTCCGCACCTCGATGAACATCAAGGCGCCGACCGTCTTCGAGCCGGTGGGCAAGCTGTCCGGCGGCAACCAGCAGAAGGTCGTCCTCAGCAAATGGATCTTCGCGGGTCCCGAGGTGCTGATCCTCGACGAGCCGACCCGCGGGATCGACGTGGGTGCCAAGTTCGAGATCTACACGGTCATCGACAAGCTGGCGGCCGAGGGCAAGGCGGTCGTCTTCATCTCCTCCGAGCTGCCGGAGCTGCTCGGAATGTGCGACCGCATCTACACGATGGCCGCGGGGCGGCTGACGGGTGAGTTCTCGCGGGCGGAGGCCTCGCAGGAAACGCTGATGCGCCAGATGACGAAGGACAAAGAGGTAACCCGATGA
- a CDS encoding SCO2400 family protein: MCRRHLNGALACPGCGTPVDELGADSEEADARPESGADADAYYGEDTDGRSSRAVRRRGGAGGPDGPPVRGAQTGTSRRDRKAAAHRRRRRRTLFVAVGFVLAAAGLSLAELGVDAPGLGPSPAAAGGESADGSASSAASARPKNSPSSSAAAATRKPGSSASPSGSASASPSASPTSTSGGTAGGGSSAGTRPVRSASAPATGTSTPRTSAPATAAPTTSAPAPNPSPSNTCNRVLWWCT; the protein is encoded by the coding sequence GTGTGCCGAAGGCACCTCAACGGCGCCCTCGCCTGTCCCGGGTGCGGTACCCCGGTCGACGAACTCGGCGCGGATTCCGAGGAGGCCGACGCGCGCCCGGAATCGGGTGCCGACGCCGACGCGTACTACGGCGAGGACACCGACGGGCGCTCGTCGCGGGCCGTACGGCGGCGCGGCGGCGCGGGGGGCCCGGACGGCCCGCCGGTCCGGGGCGCCCAGACCGGCACCAGCCGGCGCGACCGCAAGGCCGCCGCGCACCGCCGTCGGCGCCGTCGCACCCTCTTCGTCGCGGTGGGCTTCGTCCTGGCGGCCGCCGGTCTGAGTCTCGCCGAACTCGGCGTCGACGCGCCCGGGCTGGGTCCGAGTCCCGCCGCGGCCGGAGGGGAGTCGGCCGACGGCTCGGCCTCGTCGGCGGCGAGCGCGCGTCCGAAGAACTCTCCGTCGAGCAGCGCCGCCGCGGCCACCCGCAAGCCCGGTTCCTCGGCCTCGCCGTCCGGTTCCGCCTCCGCGTCCCCTTCCGCGTCGCCCACGTCCACGAGCGGCGGGACCGCGGGGGGCGGGTCGTCCGCCGGGACCCGTCCGGTCCGGTCCGCCTCGGCCCCGGCGACCGGCACTTCGACCCCGCGGACCTCGGCACCCGCCACCGCGGCGCCCACGACCTCGGCCCCCGCGCCGAACCCCTCGCCCTCGAACACGTGCAACCGCGTCCTGTGGTG
- the chvE gene encoding multiple monosaccharide ABC transporter substrate-binding protein: protein MRNRRAALTAIAGAASLALALTACGQNSDGGSKDKSGDTKGATIGISMPTKSSERWIGDGNNVVKDLEAKGYKTKLAFGEDDPDQQVSQIENMITQGVKALIIAAIDNKSMNNVLQQAADAKIPVISYDRLILGTKNVDYYASFDNSKVGELQGNYILQKLGLADGSKKGPFNIELFAGSNDDNNTKYFFGGAMKVLQPYIDKKQLVVKSGQTALNQVTTLRWDGGTAQKRMDDILTSSYKSARVDAVLSPYDGISIGILSSLKSDDYGSKGKPLPIVTGQDAELASVKSIIAGEQTMTVYKDTRKLATVASGMVDAALKGKKPELNDTTTYNNGTKVVPAYLLQPVGVDKTNYEKELVGTGYYKDSDLK from the coding sequence ATGCGTAACCGCAGAGCCGCCCTCACCGCCATAGCCGGGGCCGCCTCCCTCGCCCTCGCCCTGACCGCCTGCGGCCAGAACAGCGACGGCGGCAGCAAGGACAAGTCCGGAGACACGAAGGGCGCCACGATCGGCATCTCGATGCCGACGAAGTCCTCCGAGCGCTGGATCGGCGACGGCAACAACGTGGTCAAGGACCTCGAGGCCAAGGGGTACAAGACCAAGCTCGCGTTCGGTGAGGACGACCCGGACCAGCAGGTCTCGCAGATCGAGAACATGATCACGCAGGGTGTGAAGGCCCTGATCATCGCGGCCATCGACAACAAGTCGATGAACAACGTGCTCCAGCAGGCCGCCGACGCGAAGATCCCGGTCATCTCCTACGACCGCCTGATCCTCGGCACCAAGAACGTCGACTACTACGCCTCCTTCGACAACTCGAAGGTCGGCGAGCTCCAGGGCAACTACATCCTGCAGAAGCTCGGTCTCGCGGACGGCTCGAAGAAGGGCCCGTTCAACATCGAGCTCTTCGCCGGCTCGAACGACGACAACAACACGAAGTACTTCTTCGGCGGCGCGATGAAGGTCCTGCAGCCGTACATCGACAAGAAGCAGCTCGTGGTCAAGTCCGGCCAGACCGCGCTGAACCAGGTCACCACCCTGCGCTGGGACGGCGGCACCGCCCAGAAGCGCATGGACGACATCCTGACCTCCTCGTACAAGAGCGCCCGGGTCGACGCCGTGCTCTCGCCCTACGACGGCATCTCCATCGGCATCCTCTCCTCGCTGAAGTCGGACGACTACGGCTCCAAGGGCAAGCCGCTGCCGATCGTCACCGGCCAGGACGCCGAGCTGGCCTCCGTGAAGTCGATCATCGCGGGCGAGCAGACGATGACCGTCTACAAGGACACCCGCAAGCTCGCGACGGTGGCCTCGGGCATGGTCGACGCCGCGCTCAAGGGCAAGAAGCCCGAGCTCAACGACACCACGACGTACAACAACGGCACCAAGGTCGTCCCCGCCTACCTGCTCCAGCCGGTCGGCGTCGACAAGACCAACTACGAGAAGGAGCTCGTGGGCACGGGCTACTACAAGGACAGCGACCTCAAGTAA
- a CDS encoding pyridoxal phosphate-dependent aminotransferase produces the protein MAGNVTSLFRGTAAHSPSMAALTREGDGAGPVDFCIPCNPYFPTPAMFDELASRLREIITYYPSSADTITSELCSLLQLPPQCVAMGNGSTELITWIDHLLVRESLAIPVPTFGRWTDQPMETGKRVDMFPLQESTGFALDLAAYAKFIRARGTKVAVICNPNNPDGGFLPRQSVIQFMDAMADLDLVVIDESFLEFADAESEPSVVEDAVMRPNVIVLRSLGKNFGLHGIRFGYMVANPSLAGKVRSMLPKWNLNSFAETVVFMLKNHGKEYMESLHMVRRDRLDMARQLSALPGLTIYPSQGNFLFVRLPVGAEGTVVRDRLLTEHRILVRECGNKVGSSSRFLRLVVRPQTDVRRLVSGLEQVLFGSRKETAVPELSNGTGYSSGTAMVDRLVGSTNGAGMQGLAAQANAWPGQPAPAPQQVAAAAPQPSLPPGPPVRPASPYPVQQPVQQPVAAAAYPAPQQPMAAPGYPGPQPTNWPAAAQGPGAMPAQTPPAAMAGPAQSAGLQPAAQTGMPGMANPASMGAQGGLTAAQVRGRTQPEPPPPPADGGWGAVGAMLYNQAG, from the coding sequence ATGGCCGGCAATGTCACCTCGCTCTTTCGCGGCACCGCGGCGCACAGCCCGTCGATGGCCGCACTGACGCGGGAGGGCGACGGAGCCGGCCCGGTGGACTTCTGCATTCCCTGCAACCCGTACTTCCCCACGCCCGCGATGTTCGACGAACTCGCGAGCCGGTTGCGGGAGATCATCACCTACTACCCGAGCAGCGCCGACACGATCACCAGTGAGCTGTGCTCGCTGCTCCAACTTCCGCCGCAGTGCGTCGCGATGGGCAACGGTTCGACCGAACTCATCACATGGATCGATCACTTGCTGGTCCGTGAGTCCCTCGCGATACCCGTCCCCACGTTCGGCCGCTGGACCGACCAGCCGATGGAGACCGGCAAGCGGGTCGACATGTTCCCGCTCCAGGAGTCCACCGGTTTCGCGCTCGACCTCGCCGCGTACGCCAAGTTCATCCGCGCGCGCGGCACCAAGGTCGCCGTGATCTGCAACCCGAACAACCCCGACGGCGGCTTCCTGCCGCGCCAGTCGGTCATCCAGTTCATGGACGCGATGGCCGACCTGGACCTGGTCGTCATCGACGAGTCGTTCCTGGAGTTCGCCGACGCCGAGTCGGAGCCCAGCGTGGTCGAGGACGCGGTCATGCGGCCCAACGTCATCGTGCTGCGCAGTCTCGGCAAGAACTTCGGCCTGCACGGCATCCGCTTCGGCTACATGGTCGCCAACCCCTCGCTGGCGGGCAAGGTCCGCTCGATGCTGCCGAAGTGGAACCTCAACTCCTTCGCGGAGACCGTGGTGTTCATGCTCAAGAACCACGGCAAGGAGTACATGGAGAGCCTGCACATGGTCCGCCGCGACCGGCTGGACATGGCCCGCCAGCTCTCCGCGCTGCCCGGCCTGACGATCTACCCCTCGCAGGGCAACTTCCTGTTCGTACGCCTTCCCGTCGGCGCCGAGGGCACGGTGGTCCGGGACCGGCTGCTCACCGAGCACCGCATCCTGGTCCGCGAGTGCGGCAACAAGGTCGGTTCGTCCAGCCGCTTCCTGAGACTCGTGGTACGTCCGCAGACGGATGTACGCCGCCTGGTGTCGGGCCTGGAACAGGTGCTGTTCGGGTCCAGGAAGGAAACCGCCGTACCCGAGCTGAGCAACGGGACCGGCTACAGCTCGGGTACGGCCATGGTGGACCGTCTCGTCGGCTCGACCAACGGAGCGGGAATGCAGGGGCTGGCCGCGCAGGCGAACGCCTGGCCCGGACAGCCCGCGCCCGCGCCCCAGCAGGTCGCCGCGGCGGCCCCGCAGCCCAGCCTCCCGCCCGGCCCGCCCGTACGGCCCGCCTCGCCCTATCCGGTCCAGCAGCCCGTCCAGCAGCCCGTGGCCGCGGCCGCCTATCCCGCCCCGCAGCAGCCGATGGCGGCCCCCGGCTACCCCGGTCCGCAGCCCACCAACTGGCCGGCCGCGGCCCAGGGGCCGGGCGCGATGCCGGCCCAGACGCCGCCCGCGGCGATGGCCGGCCCGGCCCAGTCGGCCGGTCTCCAGCCCGCCGCCCAGACCGGAATGCCAGGCATGGCCAACCCCGCCTCCATGGGCGCGCAGGGCGGTCTGACGGCGGCCCAGGTCCGGGGCAGGACGCAGCCGGAACCACCGCCTCCCCCAGCGGACGGCGGCTGGGGAGCCGTCGGCGCGATGCTGTACAACCAGGCCGGCTAG
- the mmsB gene encoding multiple monosaccharide ABC transporter permease — protein sequence MSTDVTAKTPAPAPAGKSGSDAGENLLQLMLHGMRRNMRQYGMLFALGLIVVLFAVWTGGDLLLPRNVSNLVLQNSYILILAIGMMLVIIAGHIDLSVGSLTAFVGAVGAVLMVDHNIPWPIAVVLCLAMGAAAGAAQGFLIAYGGIPSFIVTLAGMLTFRGLTEIFLKGQTIGPFPEGLQKVANSFLPEVGPTTNYHNLTLLLGIGLIAFVVIQEVRDRKRQQEFSLDVLPKNLFLLKLVALIAAVLTVTMLLASYKGAPVVLLILGVLVAGFGYLMRNAVIGRHIYAIGGNLPAAKLSGVKDKKVTFLVFLNMGMLAALAGLVFAARFNAASPKAGLNFELEAIAASFIGGASMSGGVGTVLGAIIGGLVLGVLNNGMNLVGIGSDWQQVIKGLVLLAAVGFDVWNKRKVGS from the coding sequence ATGAGCACGGATGTGACCGCCAAGACGCCGGCCCCGGCGCCGGCCGGCAAGAGCGGCTCGGACGCCGGAGAGAACCTGCTCCAGCTGATGCTGCACGGCATGCGCCGCAACATGCGGCAGTACGGCATGCTGTTCGCCCTCGGTCTGATCGTGGTGCTGTTCGCCGTGTGGACCGGCGGAGACCTGCTGCTGCCGCGCAACGTCTCCAACCTGGTGCTGCAGAACAGCTACATCCTGATCCTCGCGATCGGCATGATGCTGGTCATCATCGCGGGCCACATCGACCTGTCGGTCGGCTCGCTGACGGCCTTCGTCGGCGCGGTGGGCGCCGTGCTGATGGTCGACCACAACATCCCCTGGCCGATAGCCGTGGTGCTGTGTCTGGCCATGGGCGCCGCGGCGGGCGCCGCACAGGGCTTCCTCATCGCGTACGGCGGCATACCGTCGTTCATCGTGACCCTGGCGGGCATGCTGACCTTCCGCGGTCTGACCGAGATCTTCCTCAAGGGCCAGACGATCGGCCCGTTCCCCGAGGGTCTGCAGAAGGTCGCCAACAGCTTCCTGCCCGAGGTCGGACCCACCACGAACTACCACAACCTCACGCTGCTGCTCGGCATCGGCCTGATCGCGTTCGTGGTGATCCAGGAGGTCCGCGACCGCAAGCGGCAGCAGGAGTTCTCGCTCGACGTCCTGCCGAAGAACCTCTTCCTTCTCAAGCTCGTCGCGCTGATCGCCGCGGTGCTCACCGTCACCATGCTGCTCGCCAGCTACAAGGGTGCTCCGGTGGTCCTGCTGATCCTGGGCGTCCTGGTCGCCGGCTTCGGCTACCTGATGCGCAACGCGGTCATCGGCCGGCACATCTACGCGATCGGCGGCAACCTTCCGGCGGCCAAGCTGTCGGGTGTGAAGGACAAGAAGGTCACCTTCTTGGTCTTCCTCAACATGGGCATGCTCGCCGCACTCGCGGGCCTGGTCTTCGCGGCCCGCTTCAACGCGGCCTCCCCGAAGGCCGGTCTGAACTTCGAACTCGAAGCCATCGCGGCCTCGTTCATCGGCGGTGCGTCGATGAGTGGCGGCGTGGGCACGGTCCTCGGCGCGATCATCGGTGGTCTCGTCCTGGGCGTGCTGAACAACGGTATGAACCTCGTCGGCATCGGCAGCGACTGGCAGCAGGTCATCAAGGGCCTGGTGCTCCTGGCCGCGGTCGGGTTCGACGTGTGGAACAAGCGCAAGGTCGGTTCGTAA
- a CDS encoding zinc-dependent alcohol dehydrogenase encodes MSTAVVVEGPGEHRMAPHEPVRPSAGEALVRVHAVGICGSDREVYQGNRPEGYVRYPLTPGHEWSGTVEEVGAGVPAALVGRKVVGEGFRNCQVCDRCHAGETTLCTAGYEETGFTQPGAMAGTLTLPARLLHVLPDDADLTAAALLEPAACIAAAALKANARPGERVAVVGTGTLGMFAVQFLKAGSPAELLVVGTRPDRAALSKDFGATDFRTRDQELPDDFDVVIETAGSASAARTAASLLRRGGRLVLTGIPAPGAEGLDPTDLVVRQLEVHTVFGAPPEAWAHTVRVFGAGLLNPSPLVTHELPLAAFPEAIELVGSGDPKVGKVLLKP; translated from the coding sequence GTGAGCACCGCGGTCGTCGTCGAGGGTCCCGGCGAGCACCGGATGGCCCCGCACGAGCCGGTCCGGCCGTCGGCGGGCGAGGCGCTCGTACGGGTGCACGCGGTCGGCATCTGCGGCAGCGACCGCGAGGTCTACCAGGGCAACCGGCCCGAGGGATACGTCCGCTACCCCCTGACCCCGGGTCACGAGTGGTCCGGGACCGTCGAGGAGGTCGGCGCCGGTGTCCCCGCGGCACTCGTCGGCCGCAAGGTCGTCGGTGAGGGCTTCCGCAACTGCCAGGTCTGCGACCGTTGCCACGCGGGCGAGACAACGTTGTGCACGGCCGGGTACGAGGAGACCGGGTTCACCCAGCCCGGCGCGATGGCGGGCACGCTGACGCTGCCGGCCCGGCTGCTCCACGTCCTGCCCGACGACGCCGATCTGACCGCCGCCGCCCTGCTGGAGCCGGCCGCCTGCATCGCGGCCGCCGCGCTCAAGGCGAACGCCCGTCCCGGTGAGCGCGTCGCCGTGGTGGGCACCGGAACGCTCGGGATGTTCGCCGTGCAGTTCCTGAAGGCGGGATCTCCGGCCGAGCTGCTCGTGGTGGGCACCCGCCCGGACCGGGCGGCGCTGTCGAAGGACTTCGGCGCCACCGACTTCCGTACCAGGGACCAGGAACTCCCGGACGACTTCGACGTCGTGATCGAGACCGCCGGGTCCGCGTCCGCCGCGCGCACCGCCGCCTCCCTGCTGCGGCGCGGCGGACGCCTGGTCCTCACGGGGATCCCCGCGCCGGGTGCCGAAGGGCTCGACCCGACCGATCTCGTCGTACGGCAACTGGAGGTGCACACCGTGTTCGGGGCACCGCCGGAGGCCTGGGCGCACACGGTGCGGGTGTTCGGCGCCGGTCTGCTGAACCCGTCGCCGCTGGTGACGCACGAGCTGCCGCTCGCCGCGTTCCCGGAGGCCATCGAGCTGGTGGGGTCCGGTGATCCCAAGGTCGGCAAGGTCCTGCTGAAGCCGTGA